The proteins below come from a single Fusarium verticillioides 7600 chromosome 3, whole genome shotgun sequence genomic window:
- a CDS encoding alcohol dehydrogenase — protein MVKSMRFRDLEVPTPGFGAMGISFALGNDLSYEEAEPVLLKALEQGCTFWDTAVSYGPGKNEKILGDFIRKYNCRDKLFIASKCGIAAFEDGSVTNSAEHIKTYIEGTIERLGFTPDLYYIHRMDPNTPLEESIPALDSLRKQGKTKYIGLSECSAETLRKANSIARIDAVQAEYSAFETIHETDGLIDTARELDIEFIAYGPLGHGWLVEDFPYQTPEDFAPEDYRRQIPKWQGENFYANKRIADGFRELAKRKKCTLPQVALAWVAAQGLISIPGTTKPERLVENFTSRDIELTEEEIKDMRKLVDVLKPQGDRYNEVAMRSIGK, from the exons ATGGTCAAGTCAATGCGCTTCCGAGACTTGGAGGTCCCTACTCCGGGCTTTGGTGCCATGGGCATCAGTTTCGCGCTCGGTAACGATCTCAGCTACGAAGAGGCCGAGCCTGTATTGCTCAAAGCATTGGAACAGGGTTGTACATTCTGGGACACCGCT GTTTCTTATGGCCCGGGAAAGAATGAGAAGATTCTTGGCGACTTTATTAGAAAATACAACTGCCGCGATAAGCTTTTCA TTGCGTCAAAGTGTGGCATTGCTGCTTTCGAGGACGGATCCGTGACCAACTCGGCTGAGCATATCAAGACATACATCGAGGGAACAATCGAAAGACTAGGCTTCACCCCCGACTTATACTACATCCACCGCATGGATCCGA ACACACCACTTGAAGAATCCATCCCTGCTCTCGATTCCCTTCGCAAACAAGGCAAAACAAAGTACATTGGCTTATCCGAATGCTCTGCCGAGACACTGAGAAAGGCAAACTCAA TCGCCAGGATCGACGCCGTCCAAGCAGAGTATTCCGCTTTCGAAACGATCCACGAGACCGACGGTCTAATCGACACAGCCCGTGAGCTCGACATCGAGTTTATAGCCTATGGCCCTCTCGGCCACGGATGGCTCGTGGAAGACTTTCCCTACCAGACGCCCGAAGACTTTGCTCCCGAAGACTACAGACGCCAGA TTCCCAAGTGGCAAGGCGAGAACTTTTATGCCAACAAGAGAATCGCCGATGGCTTCCGGGAACTAGCCAAGCGCAAGAAGTGTACCTTGCCTCAGGTTGCTCTTGCGTGGGTGGCCGCCCAGGGCCTGATCTCTATCCCGGGTACGACGAAGCCGGAGCGTTTGGTCGAGAACTTTACATCGAGGGATATAGAGCTcacggaggaggagatcaaggataTGAGGAaacttgttgatgttctgaaGCCGCAGGGAGATCGGTATAACGAAGTCGCGATGAGGAGCATAGGTAAATAG